A genomic window from Sanguibacter antarcticus includes:
- a CDS encoding aldo/keto reductase: MTTSSDLRHLGRSGLTVSVVGLGCNNLGRPNTATESLDGSREVVEAALDAGITFFDVADVYGAHPGLSEELLGKALGSRRSEVVVATKFGMDARGANGPDLGARGSRRYVIASVEASLRRLGTDWIDLYQHHTPDPGTPIEETLSALDALVTSGKVRYVGHSNRAGWQVAEAEHVARALGTERFVSSQNHYNLLDRRAELEVIPASSAYGLGVLPYFPLANGLLTGKYRRDAAPADGRITQSKRHVLDSAPWDTLEALSGFAAARGLTEVQVAFSWLAAQPTVSSVIAGATRAAQVRENAAAVHPLSAEDLAEIDTIFPQPGKVALF; this comes from the coding sequence ATGACGACCTCTTCTGACCTGCGCCATCTCGGCCGCTCGGGCCTCACCGTGTCCGTGGTTGGCCTCGGCTGCAACAACCTCGGCCGGCCGAACACCGCGACCGAGTCGCTCGACGGGAGCCGGGAGGTCGTCGAGGCTGCGCTCGACGCGGGGATCACGTTCTTCGACGTCGCCGACGTCTACGGCGCGCACCCAGGCCTCTCCGAGGAGCTCCTCGGCAAGGCCCTCGGCTCCCGACGCTCCGAGGTCGTCGTCGCGACGAAGTTCGGCATGGACGCGCGCGGGGCGAACGGACCCGACCTCGGCGCACGCGGCTCACGCCGATACGTCATCGCCTCGGTCGAGGCGTCGCTGCGACGCCTCGGGACCGACTGGATCGACCTGTACCAGCACCACACACCCGACCCGGGGACGCCGATCGAGGAGACGCTCAGCGCCCTCGACGCGCTCGTGACCTCGGGGAAGGTCCGGTACGTCGGGCACTCCAACCGCGCCGGGTGGCAGGTCGCCGAGGCGGAGCACGTCGCGCGTGCGCTCGGCACGGAGCGGTTCGTCTCGAGCCAGAACCACTACAACCTGCTCGACCGGCGGGCCGAGCTCGAGGTGATCCCTGCGTCGAGCGCCTACGGCCTCGGCGTGCTGCCGTACTTCCCCCTCGCGAACGGTCTGCTCACGGGCAAGTACCGGCGCGACGCGGCCCCCGCGGACGGGCGGATCACCCAGTCGAAGCGCCATGTCCTCGACTCGGCGCCGTGGGACACGCTCGAGGCGCTCTCGGGCTTTGCGGCAGCACGCGGGCTCACCGAGGTGCAGGTGGCGTTCTCGTGGCTCGCCGCGCAGCCTACGGTGTCGAGCGTCATCGCCGGGGCGACGCGCGCTGCGCAGGTGCGCGAGAACGCTGCGGCGGTGCACCCGTTGTCGGCCGAGGACCTGGCGGAGATCGATACGATCTTCCCGCAGCCGGGCAAGGTCGCACTCTTCTGA
- a CDS encoding methyltransferase domain-containing protein — MNQPTPVRTAAQSESLRQAPTGALGSEQSRESESYTHGHHDSVLRSHRSRTAANSAAHLVPLLRPGMSVLDVGCGPGTLTVDLARLVAPGQVTGVDAATSILRSARELAAGSRLGNVSFEHANAYQLPFADDTFDVVHAHQLLQHLSDPVAAIAEMRRVTKPGGIVAARDADYAAMTWYPESAGLTEWNALYHEVTSAYGYQADAGRRLFSWFQEAGFVPDDLTASAGVWCYATPEARSWWGGLWAERCIASNFARQAKESNLADDVLLEELAHEWQRWSEQPDGWFSVLNGEVLARV; from the coding sequence ATGAACCAGCCGACCCCGGTGCGTACCGCCGCGCAGTCCGAGTCGCTCCGCCAGGCACCGACCGGTGCGCTGGGGAGCGAACAGTCCCGTGAGTCCGAGTCCTACACCCACGGCCACCACGACTCTGTCCTGCGATCGCACCGGTCGCGCACCGCCGCGAACTCCGCGGCCCACCTCGTCCCGCTGCTGCGCCCGGGCATGAGCGTCCTCGACGTCGGGTGCGGACCGGGGACGCTCACCGTCGACCTCGCTCGGCTCGTCGCTCCGGGGCAGGTGACCGGTGTCGACGCCGCGACGTCGATCCTCCGCAGCGCCCGCGAGCTCGCAGCCGGGTCTCGGCTCGGGAACGTCTCGTTCGAGCACGCGAACGCCTACCAGCTCCCGTTCGCTGACGACACCTTCGACGTGGTGCACGCCCACCAGCTTCTCCAGCACCTCTCCGACCCGGTCGCAGCCATCGCCGAGATGCGCCGCGTCACGAAGCCAGGCGGCATCGTCGCCGCCCGGGACGCCGACTACGCCGCCATGACGTGGTACCCCGAGTCTGCGGGCCTGACGGAGTGGAACGCGCTGTACCACGAGGTGACGTCGGCCTACGGATACCAGGCAGACGCAGGGCGCCGCCTGTTCAGCTGGTTCCAGGAGGCGGGTTTTGTGCCCGACGACCTCACGGCATCGGCTGGCGTCTGGTGCTACGCGACGCCCGAGGCCCGGAGCTGGTGGGGCGGGCTGTGGGCCGAACGATGTATCGCGTCGAACTTCGCACGCCAGGCCAAGGAGTCCAATCTCGCGGACGACGTCCTGCTCGAAGAGCTGGCGCACGAGTGGCAGCGCTGGTCCGAGCAGCCCGACGGCTGGTTCAGCGTCCTCAACGGTGAGGTCCTGGCCCGCGTCTGA
- a CDS encoding fumarylacetoacetate hydrolase family protein: MRIARFTTGDDPRFGLVQTEHGKDYLAVLNGDPLFMPVNPTGERIEIGDGVRLLAPVIPRSKVVGVGRNYADHAAEMGNDLPTSPLLFFKPNTSIIGPDDPIILPDFTSEVSYEAELAVVIGRLTKDVTPENAHKHILGYTVANDVTARDAQRTDDQWARAKGFDTSCPVGPWIVTDLATDELGVSSRVNGEPRQDGNTRDLVFDIAYLVSYISEAFTLLPGDLILTGTPAGVGPIVAGDRVECEVEGIGVLSNPVVRRGVTD; this comes from the coding sequence GTGCGCATCGCGAGATTTACCACTGGAGACGACCCCCGATTCGGCCTCGTGCAGACCGAGCACGGCAAGGACTACCTCGCCGTCCTCAACGGCGACCCGTTGTTCATGCCCGTCAACCCCACGGGGGAGCGGATCGAGATCGGGGACGGCGTCCGGCTGCTCGCCCCCGTCATCCCACGCTCGAAGGTCGTGGGTGTCGGCCGCAACTACGCCGACCACGCGGCCGAGATGGGAAACGACCTCCCGACCAGCCCGTTGCTGTTCTTCAAGCCCAACACCTCGATCATCGGGCCCGACGATCCCATCATCCTGCCCGACTTCACGAGCGAGGTGAGCTACGAGGCCGAGCTCGCTGTCGTCATCGGCCGGCTCACCAAAGATGTGACGCCCGAGAACGCCCACAAGCACATCCTCGGCTACACGGTCGCGAACGACGTCACGGCTCGTGACGCCCAGCGCACCGACGACCAGTGGGCCCGGGCCAAGGGCTTCGACACGTCGTGCCCCGTCGGTCCGTGGATCGTCACGGATCTCGCGACCGACGAGCTCGGTGTGAGCTCGCGGGTCAACGGCGAGCCGCGGCAGGACGGCAACACCCGCGATCTCGTGTTCGACATCGCCTACCTCGTGTCCTACATCTCTGAGGCGTTCACGCTCCTTCCCGGCGACCTCATCCTCACCGGCACACCCGCGGGCGTCGGCCCGATCGTCGCCGGCGACCGCGTCGAGTGCGAGGTCGAAGGCATCGGCGTCCTGAGCAACCCTGTCGTCCGGCGCGGCGTCACCGACTGA
- the gltX gene encoding glutamate--tRNA ligase, whose protein sequence is MSQPSPGARALPATGSDVRVRFCPSPTGTPHVGLIRTALFNWAYARHVGGTFVFRIEDTDAERDSEDSYRQVLDALRWLGLDWDEGVEVGGPHGPYRQSQRGDIYQDVIARLVDGGYAYESFSTPEETEARNVAAGRSKVMGYDGFDRDLTDEQKAEFRAQGREPVLRLRMPDEDVTFTDLVRGDVTFKAGTVPDYVIVRANGQPLYTLVNPVDDALMEITHVLRGEDLLSSTPRQVVLYQALLELGVAKVVPAFGHLPYVMGEGNKKLSKRDPASNLFLHRERGFVPEGLLNYLALLGWSIAADNDIFTLDEMVAAFDVADVLPNPARFDLKKAEAINATHLRLLSGEDFRNRLVPYLHAGGVLPAAAYTDLDDAHRRLLDAGAPLVQERMTLLGEAPGMLGFLFAADDAVAFEEEALASLREEAPAVLDAAIETLAALDDFGPAAQQEALKATLVEGLGIKPKFAFAPLRVAITGRRVSPPLFESMEILGKDASLVRLRALRARL, encoded by the coding sequence GTGTCCCAGCCGAGCCCGGGTGCGCGTGCGCTCCCGGCGACCGGCAGCGACGTCCGTGTCCGGTTCTGTCCCTCGCCCACGGGGACGCCGCACGTCGGCCTCATCCGGACGGCGTTGTTCAACTGGGCGTACGCGCGGCACGTCGGCGGGACCTTCGTGTTCCGCATCGAGGACACGGACGCCGAGCGCGACTCCGAGGACAGCTACCGCCAGGTCCTCGACGCCCTGCGGTGGTTGGGGCTCGACTGGGACGAGGGTGTCGAGGTCGGCGGACCGCACGGCCCGTACCGCCAGTCGCAGCGTGGTGACATCTACCAGGACGTCATCGCGCGGCTCGTCGACGGAGGGTACGCCTACGAGTCCTTCTCGACTCCGGAGGAGACCGAGGCGCGCAACGTCGCCGCCGGCCGGTCCAAGGTCATGGGCTACGACGGCTTCGACCGGGACCTCACCGACGAGCAGAAGGCAGAGTTCCGTGCCCAGGGGCGCGAGCCCGTGCTCCGGCTGCGGATGCCTGACGAGGACGTGACGTTCACCGACCTCGTGCGCGGCGACGTGACCTTCAAGGCGGGGACGGTTCCCGACTACGTCATCGTCCGGGCCAACGGTCAGCCTCTCTACACGCTCGTCAACCCGGTCGACGACGCGCTCATGGAGATCACCCATGTGCTGCGCGGAGAGGACCTCCTCTCGTCTACCCCGCGCCAGGTGGTGCTCTATCAGGCGCTGCTCGAGCTCGGCGTCGCGAAGGTGGTCCCCGCGTTCGGGCACCTGCCGTACGTCATGGGTGAGGGCAACAAGAAGCTCTCGAAGCGGGACCCTGCGTCCAACCTGTTCCTGCACCGCGAGCGAGGGTTCGTCCCCGAGGGCCTCCTCAACTATCTGGCGCTCCTCGGGTGGAGCATCGCTGCGGACAACGACATCTTCACCCTCGACGAGATGGTCGCCGCGTTCGACGTCGCTGACGTCCTGCCCAACCCTGCGCGCTTCGACCTCAAGAAGGCCGAGGCGATCAACGCTACGCACCTGCGTCTGCTCAGCGGCGAGGACTTCCGCAACCGGCTCGTGCCGTACCTGCACGCCGGTGGAGTGCTCCCGGCAGCCGCGTACACGGATCTCGACGACGCGCACCGCCGTCTGCTCGACGCGGGTGCTCCGCTCGTCCAGGAGCGCATGACGCTCCTCGGCGAGGCTCCCGGCATGCTCGGTTTCCTCTTCGCAGCCGACGACGCTGTGGCGTTCGAGGAGGAGGCTCTCGCCTCGCTCCGCGAGGAGGCGCCGGCTGTGCTCGACGCCGCGATCGAGACGCTCGCTGCGCTGGACGACTTCGGTCCGGCTGCCCAGCAGGAGGCGCTCAAGGCGACCCTCGTCGAGGGCCTCGGTATCAAGCCGAAGTTCGCCTTCGCGCCGCTGCGCGTGGCGATCACCGGACGCCGCGTGTCTCCGCCGCTCTTCGAGTCGATGGAGATCCTCGGCAAGGATGCGTCCCTCGTGCGGCTGCGGGCGCTGCGCGCACGCCTGTGA
- a CDS encoding HAD family hydrolase: protein MTAEQVGAAVVGGDLDGVLFDIDDTLVDTRSAFGTAMATVAAVYLPHVPAQQYAEVLAVWRRDAGGHYRAYTRGDLPFRRQRHLRANELQETFGGQPVAEEKFDAWDAVFEAAFEGAWTPHDDALAAIDAIVGAGVAVGALSNASSGYQTRKLECAGLAHVPMLVGVDTLGFGKPDPRVFLEACRRLGTAPSRTLYVGDELDFDARAALAAGLQAVWIDRPGSRRGGSYIEDPALAAGEGIRVVTTLAEIVPLVVEP from the coding sequence GTGACGGCCGAGCAGGTCGGGGCAGCCGTGGTCGGCGGAGATCTCGACGGGGTCCTCTTCGACATCGACGACACTCTCGTCGACACGCGCTCTGCGTTCGGGACCGCGATGGCGACCGTCGCTGCGGTCTACCTGCCGCACGTCCCGGCGCAGCAGTACGCCGAGGTCCTCGCCGTCTGGCGACGCGACGCCGGTGGTCACTACCGTGCGTACACGCGCGGAGACCTCCCGTTCCGTCGCCAGCGGCACCTGCGCGCCAACGAGCTCCAGGAGACCTTCGGAGGACAGCCCGTCGCCGAGGAAAAGTTCGACGCGTGGGACGCGGTCTTCGAGGCGGCTTTCGAGGGTGCCTGGACGCCGCACGACGACGCCCTCGCTGCGATCGACGCCATCGTCGGCGCCGGTGTCGCGGTCGGTGCGCTCTCCAACGCGTCGTCGGGCTACCAGACGCGCAAGCTCGAGTGCGCAGGGCTGGCCCACGTCCCGATGCTCGTCGGGGTCGACACCCTGGGGTTCGGCAAGCCGGACCCGCGCGTGTTCCTCGAGGCGTGCCGGCGGCTCGGCACCGCTCCCTCACGGACGCTCTACGTCGGCGACGAGCTCGACTTCGACGCTCGGGCTGCCCTCGCAGCCGGGCTGCAGGCCGTCTGGATCGACCGTCCGGGGTCCCGGCGTGGCGGCTCGTACATCGAGGACCCGGCCCTGGCGGCGGGGGAGGGGATCCGCGTCGTGACGACGCTGGCGGAGATCGTCCCGCTCGTCGTCGAGCCCTGA
- a CDS encoding LysR family transcriptional regulator, with protein sequence MDSGPAVGHPAALLPRRSRAPLTALEVLVAADAHGSISGAARALGLSQPSASASMKRLERTLGLELLARGTRGTHLTDAGRAAATWAREVLDASDSFERGVTALRDAPSPRVRLAASMTIAEYLAPRWLAQLTHDHGRVDVELVVRNSHDVMDLVVSGDADLGFVEGTSVRRGLRSRTIVHDSLVVVVGPDHPWAHRRGRRASLAELVAAHLVVREGGSGTREILERALRAAGTLLPSHLPHLGSTSALKTTVQYSDAVTVLSLLAVEDDLVRGSLVQIDVPDLALGRSLRMVWKDGADMPATVRSIAALVARQR encoded by the coding sequence ATGGATTCAGGACCTGCCGTCGGCCACCCTGCAGCGCTGCTGCCGCGGCGCTCACGAGCGCCGCTCACCGCGCTCGAGGTCCTCGTCGCTGCTGACGCCCACGGCTCGATCAGCGGGGCAGCACGCGCTCTCGGCCTCTCGCAGCCGAGCGCCTCAGCAAGCATGAAGCGCCTCGAACGGACGCTCGGCCTCGAGCTGCTCGCTCGCGGCACCCGCGGGACCCACCTCACCGACGCCGGCAGGGCCGCCGCGACCTGGGCCCGTGAGGTCCTCGACGCCTCGGACAGCTTCGAGCGCGGTGTGACGGCGCTGCGCGACGCACCGTCGCCGCGGGTCCGGCTCGCCGCGAGCATGACGATCGCCGAGTACCTGGCGCCGCGATGGCTCGCTCAGCTGACGCACGACCACGGACGGGTGGACGTCGAGCTCGTCGTGCGCAACTCTCACGACGTCATGGATCTCGTCGTGTCTGGCGACGCCGACCTCGGGTTCGTCGAAGGCACCTCCGTGCGGAGAGGCTTGCGCAGCCGGACGATCGTCCACGACTCCCTCGTCGTGGTCGTCGGCCCCGACCATCCGTGGGCTCATCGCCGGGGGCGTCGTGCGTCGCTCGCCGAGCTCGTCGCAGCGCATCTCGTCGTCCGCGAGGGCGGGTCCGGTACGCGCGAGATCCTCGAACGTGCGCTGCGTGCTGCCGGGACGCTCCTGCCCAGCCACCTGCCGCACCTCGGGTCGACGTCGGCGCTCAAGACCACGGTGCAGTACTCGGACGCGGTCACCGTCCTGTCCCTGCTCGCGGTCGAGGACGACCTCGTCCGGGGATCGCTCGTCCAGATCGACGTCCCGGACCTCGCGCTCGGGAGGTCCCTGCGCATGGTGTGGAAGGACGGCGCCGACATGCCTGCGACCGTCCGGTCGATCGCGGCACTCGTCGCACGGCAGCGCTGA
- a CDS encoding YeiH family protein — translation MHTVEIPLALRVRLLAPGVGLALVVSAASLASSGLVARSVGVVVSPLVVAMVLGALLGSLGARSPLQPQALQPGLDLTARTILRTGVVLLGLELSLGQLSALGWRGLTVIAITVACTFSGTLFLGRLMGVPAVTRLYVATGFSICGAAAIAAMRGVVAERRPDGLSEESGEDGDQQALGTALALVTVYGSIAIAVLPAVASVLGLTDAQAGLWIGASVQEVAQVVAAAGVVSGAALAAATVAKLARVVLLAPVLAMASVVWTGTVHEDLGTRRPTIVPGFVLGFLGAVVLRSTGMLPEGLLDATGVVRDLLLGAAMFALGTNVDVVRLVRTGRRALGLGAAASTLCAGVGLVATLALT, via the coding sequence ATGCACACCGTCGAGATCCCGCTCGCCCTCCGCGTCCGTCTCCTTGCCCCCGGCGTGGGACTCGCTCTCGTCGTGAGCGCAGCGAGCCTGGCGTCGTCGGGCCTGGTCGCCAGGAGCGTCGGCGTGGTCGTCTCTCCCCTCGTCGTCGCGATGGTGCTCGGCGCGCTCCTCGGGAGCCTCGGCGCACGGTCTCCGCTCCAGCCGCAGGCGCTGCAACCAGGACTCGACCTCACGGCGCGGACGATCCTCCGCACAGGAGTGGTCCTGCTCGGGCTCGAGCTCTCTCTCGGACAGCTCAGCGCGCTCGGCTGGCGCGGGCTGACCGTCATCGCGATCACGGTCGCCTGCACGTTCAGCGGGACGCTGTTCTTGGGCAGGCTCATGGGCGTCCCGGCGGTGACGCGTCTCTACGTCGCCACCGGGTTCTCCATCTGCGGGGCTGCCGCGATCGCCGCGATGCGGGGGGTCGTCGCCGAGCGACGGCCGGACGGGCTCTCGGAGGAGAGCGGTGAAGACGGTGACCAGCAGGCCCTCGGGACCGCGCTCGCGCTCGTGACCGTGTACGGCTCGATCGCGATCGCGGTCCTGCCCGCGGTCGCGTCGGTGCTGGGGCTCACCGACGCGCAGGCCGGGCTGTGGATCGGTGCGAGCGTCCAGGAGGTCGCACAGGTCGTCGCCGCCGCCGGTGTCGTCTCGGGCGCTGCGCTCGCTGCCGCGACCGTCGCCAAGCTCGCGCGCGTCGTCCTGCTCGCGCCCGTGCTCGCGATGGCCTCGGTCGTGTGGACGGGCACCGTGCACGAGGACCTGGGGACGAGGCGTCCGACGATCGTCCCGGGCTTCGTCCTAGGGTTCCTCGGTGCTGTCGTCCTGCGCTCGACAGGGATGCTCCCGGAGGGTCTCCTGGACGCCACGGGAGTCGTCCGCGACCTGCTCCTCGGCGCAGCGATGTTCGCGCTCGGCACGAACGTCGACGTGGTGCGCCTCGTCCGGACCGGACGGCGGGCTCTGGGGCTGGGTGCGGCAGCCTCGACGCTCTGCGCGGGGGTCGGGCTCGTGGCGACGCTCGCCCTCAC